From Antedon mediterranea chromosome 9, ecAntMedi1.1, whole genome shotgun sequence, a single genomic window includes:
- the LOC140058455 gene encoding conserved oligomeric Golgi complex subunit 5-like, giving the protein MEAILQMNEDETFRNFLQDDFDVKAHTNHVMQTMAISDQLSKLTEGITLLDKELHSQVAAHHSDLLSQATGIETLDGVLQMMHTRIQALQSAVDRIKSKLVEPYSKVVARTAQLRRLQETCDLLRRIIRILYLSKRLHGQLQGGAREITKAAQSLNELDYLYHGIDLSGIEVIEEETLFIKKAKKNVEGQAQRMLEQGMETQNQTQVGTALQVFHNLGCLKETVNKMMAGCKETLQKNIQDALNVKPTQSQTKSGPGRASMPLPGNTAAFRATLWTNLEKLMNQIYSACGQVQHLQKVLSKKRDPVTHICFIEELQKESEASILQSFWESATGILQREFAFAAENSTFIRQAFEGEYPKLLRLYNDLWKRLQQYSSNIVTTQSSDVIGDHKDKGMFEQIKGSDYSPEKAFKSSIKTFENAYLSRSLSRLFDPINLVFPTGGTTPPSQDEVNGISKTISSELSVASIDHGLSIVVAKNVAKTIQLFAAKSEQLLSTDGEASQVIAPPSVGQQRNIAVVNSLYSFHQLICRLVDGLVNCPEQAVAAIQSALLDIVSLMGNAIKPLLDSVLDSIEAIILTMHSEDFKSSVAVSNTRESPENPCSLYMKELQGFVARVQAEYLAPFQCTDFVIQTVHPIACHAVELFVRHASLIRPLGDGGKMRLAGDFAQMELAVTPLCKRVSDLGKPYKLLRSFRPLLFQTPEHIASSPALGDIIPHSTALHFLFARAPLEMKSPHELAGWSVSRYSQWLDEHTSENERLALLRGTLEAYVQAVRSRQAKEFAPIYPIMLDILQKGSQHI; this is encoded by the exons ATGGAGGCTATTTTACAGATGAACGAAGATG aaacgTTTCGTAACTTTCTCCAAGACGATTTCGATGTAAAGGCGCATACAAACCATGTGATGCAGACTATGGCGATATCGGATCAGTTGTCCAAGCTGACCGAAGGGATAACACTGCTGGACAAGGAGCTCCATTCACAG GTTGCCGCACACCACAGTGATTTACTTTCCCAAGCGACTGGAATTGAAACTTTAGATGGCGTGCTTCAAATGATGCATACAAGGATACAGGCTCTGCAGTCTGCTGTTGATAG GATAAAGAGTAAACTTGTAGAGCCTTATAGCAAAGTGGTTGCACGTACAGCTCAGCTTAGACGACTACAG GAAACTTGTGACTTATTGCGTCGTATCATCCGCATCTTGTATCTAAGCAAGCGTCTCCATGGGCAACTACAAGGAGGAGCAAGAGAGATAACCAAGGCAGCTCAAAGTCTCAATGAATTGG ATTACCTGTACCATGGTATCGACCTTTCTGGCATCGAGGTCATTGAAGAAGAGACATTGTTTATAAAGAAGGCAAAGAAGAACGTAGAAGGTCAAGCTCAACGGATGTTGGAGCAAGGTATGGAGACCCAGAACCAAACACAAGTGGGGACAGCGCTCCAAGTGTTCCACAATTTAGGATGCCTAAAAGAAACTGTAAACAAAATGATGGCAGGTTGCAAAGAGACATTACAGAAGAACATACAAGATGCTTTGAACGTCAAACCAACACAATCACAAACAAAGT CTGGTCCAGGACGGGCATCAATGCCGTTGCCTGGCAACACAGCAGCATTCAGAGCAACGTTATGGACCAATCTTGAGAAGCTTATGAATCAGATTTATTCAGCTTGTGGACAG gtacaACATTTGCAAAAAGTCTTAAGCAAGAAGAGAGACCCTGTCACTCACATATGTTTCATAGAGGAACTACAGAAG gaAAGTGAGGCGAGTATTTTGCAATCTTTTTGGGAGTCTGCTACTGGGATACTACAGAGAGAATTTGCATTTGCTGCAGAAA ATTCAACTTTCATCCGGCAAGCCTTTGAAGGGGAATACCCTAAGCTACTACGTTTATACAATGATTTATGGAAACGCCTACAGCAATATAGTTCAAACATCGTTACGACACAATCATCTGACGTGATTGGTGACCACAAAGACAAAGGAATGTTTGAGCAGATAAAAGGCAGTGATTATAG tcCAGAAAAAGCTTTTAAGTCGTCTATCAAAACCTTTGAGAACGCATACTTGTCGAGGTCACTGTCTCGACTGTTTGACCCAATTAATTTAGTATTCCCAACCGGCGGAACAACACCGCCCTCACAGGATGAAGTAAATGGAATTTCTaaaacaatatcaag tGAGTTGTCGGTGGCAAGTATAGATCATGGCTTAAGCATAGTGGTTGCAAAGAACGTGGCCAAGACAATTCAGTTATTTGCAGCTAAAAGTGAGCAATTG CTTTCAACTGATGGTGAAGCCAGTCAGGTTATAGCGCCCCCATCTGTCGGTCAACAGCGTAATATTGCAGTCGTTAACAGTCTTTACAGTTTTCATCAGCTCATCTGCCGATTGGTCGATGGTCTTGTCAATTGTCCAGAGCAAGCCGTAGCAGCCATCCAATCAGCATTGCTt GATATAGTATCTTTAATGGGGAATGCTATCAAACCACTTTTGGATTCTGTGCTTGATTCGATTGAGGCCATCATACTCACAATGCACAGTGAAGACTTCAAATC TTCAGTGGCTGTAAGCAATACACGTGAATCTCCAGAGAACCCATGCTCACTGTACATGAAGGAGTTACAGGGCTTCGTAGCCAGGGTCCAGGCGGAGTACTTAGCGCCATTCCAGTGTACAGATTTTGTCATTCAAAC TGTTCATCCAATAGCTTGTCATGCTGTTGAACTGTTTGTTCGTCACGCTTCACTGATTCGACCTTTAGGTGATGGGGGTAAAATGCGACTTGCTGGTGATTTCGCTCAGATGGAGCTGGCTGTCACGCCGCTTTGTAAGAGAGTGTCTGATTTAGGAAAGCCATACAAGTTACTACGTTCTTTCAGACCTTTATTGTTCCAGACACCAGAACACATCGCAAGTAGTCCGGCGTTAGGAGACATAATTCCGCACTCTACGGCACTTCACTTCCTCTTTGCGAGGGCACCCTTGGAAATGAAATCACCGCATGAG CTTGCTGGTTGGTCAGTGTCACGGTATTCACAATGGCTTGATGAGCATACGTCTGAGAATGAGCGTCTTGCTCTTCTAAG AGGAACGTTGGAAGCGTATGTACAAGCAGTGAGATCAAGACAAGCCAAGGAATTTGCACCAATCTATCCCATAATGCTTGATATCCTTCAGAAAGGCTCACAGCACATTTAA
- the LOC140058456 gene encoding potential E3 ubiquitin-protein ligase ariadne-2-like: MDEPEYDDEYDDEEDDDDDDYYGENNDDELEPAADKEKDPEYFEYECYTLEQAKDVLDGEKDRAAKILKVAPPVARVLLMAHNWMFSEIENRNQQDILNLLKDCKVIPRADQSVPKDIAVPSNYTCPVCVQRVPSGSLQTLTCGHFFCKACWTMHLEFQVQDGVATDIQCMASDCSIIATEDFVLPHLNKPKFKDKYMIFCMRDYIKTHYNLRQCPGVDCEVTVKSNSPQPKKVVCTKCQTSWCFQCTGNYHAPADCDTIKRWLTKCADDSETANYISAHTKDCPKCNICIEKNGGCNHMQCSKCKHDFCWMCLGDWKNHGSEYYECSRYKENPNISNECANVKAREALKKYLFYFERWENHSKSLKLEEQMLDGINEKIHGKVMSNTGTWIDWHYLLDSAALLTKCRYTLQYTYPYAYYLDSGPMKDLFEYQQAQLEAEIENLAWKVERVETTDRGDLENQMDVAEKRRLTLLQRFFL, from the exons ATGGACGAACcagaatatgatgatgaatatgaCGATGAAGaagacgatgatgatgacgactATTACGGGGAAAATAATGATGACGAACTTGAACCAGCTGCAGATAAAGAAAAAGATCCTGAATATTTTGAATATGAATGCTACACATTGGAACAAGCAAAGGATGTACTTGATGGAGAAAAGGACAGAGCTGCTAAGATTCTTAAA GTCGCGCCCCCTGTTGCCCGAGTTTTGTTGATGGCCCATAACTGGATGTTTTCGGAAATAGAAAATAG gaaCCAACAAGATATTTTGAATTTACTAAAAGATTGCAAGGTGATACCAAGAGCTGATCAAAGTGTTCCAAAG gACATTGCGGTGCCTAGCAACTATACTTGTCCAGTATGTGTCCAGCGTGTTCCTAGTGGGAGCCTTCAGACACTCACGTGTGGTCACTTCTTCTGCAAGGCCTGCTGGACAATGCATCTGGAGTTCCAAGTGCAAGATGGAGTAGCTACAG ATATTCAATGTATGGCTAGTGATTGTTCTATTATTGCAACAGAAGACTTTGTTTTACCGCACCTAAACAAACcaaaatttaaagataaatatatgaTATTCTGTATGCGAGATTACATAAAG ACTCATTACAATCTACGACAGTGTCCTGGTGTTGACTGTGAGGTCACTGTAAAGTCTAACTCTCCTCAACCGAAGAAAGTCGTTTGTACTAAGTGTCAGACAAGCTGGTG TTTTCAATGTACAGGGAATTACCACGCACCCGCAGACTGTGACACTATCAAACGATGGCTAACTAAATGTGCTGATGATTCAGAAACTGCAAATTACATTAGTGCTCACACTAAAGAT TGTCCTAAGTGTAATATTTGCATTGAGAAAAATGGGGGATGCAATCATATG CAATGCTCAAAATGTAAACATGACTTTTGTTGGATGTGTTTGGGAG ACTGGAAGAACCACGGCAGTGAATATTACGAGTGCAGTCGCTACAAAGAAAATCCTAATATATCAAATGAATGTGCTAATGTAAAGGCAAGAGAAGCACttaaaaaatatctattttaCTTTGAGAGA TGGGAGAATCACTCAAAGAGTTTAAAATTAGAGGAACAAATGTTGGATGGAATTAATGAGAAGATTCACGGTAAAGTGATGAGTAACACAGGCACCTGGATTGATTGGCATTATCTGTTGGACTCGGCAGCCCTGCTTACAAAA TGTCGGTACACGTTACAGTACACATATCCGTATGCGTATTACTTGGATTCTGGACCAATGAAGGACTTGTTTGAGTACCAACAAGCGCAGTTAGAAGCTGAAATTGAAAATCTTGCCTGGAAAGTTGAAAGAGTTGAAACGACAGATCGAGGG GATTTAGAAAATCAAATGGATGTTGCAGAGAAACGACGTTTAACTCTACTTCAAAGGTTTTTTCTATAA
- the LOC140058852 gene encoding uncharacterized protein, with translation METISELTESLQEREKDGTGAGDSRPTILPSIETSNTSMTRKRDIRRSAMGEYIVPNGEVPLTQQAIPLPGPADYQPKVYLTSPLKPQYSIVGRPKPAKLPQHPGPADYKTTGDMTWRDRHVTLKSKGKTCPHGLKPDHHLTCSLGPAGYAVQYNDTGKHAPRVGMSYRHAEGVNAGHPSQLVQPVDTYGVKTPGPNAYRPKSPTRGPKKSFGSGRRINAETLGPGPAGYTIQDTSVIGPAYSLSKRLPSEWQKVSDSPSANKYNIGTTIGKGVAMSIHSRQPLRKSDEDPKNIGPSPNAYVMRDLMTYSYAPAYTMTYKPFENNEKSEPSPAHYKPSSRTLPKAAAFSCGRHCKPCFPDILEYPNMAKNNTTPGPGAYHRSKKFTDNDKPAYTMKGPAKSKTNEVPGPNHYDITVLHRPDGKTAPSFSMAKRCTKPVIKNDNPGPNVYNPRVDTNDGPSYSMTKRPQKMKLKPSPAPNSYIVGTGQTSRGHYSGAKATFKSRGTPYVYGGFALQSSVRLLQN, from the exons ATGGAAACTATAAGCGAACTAACAGAGTCATTGCAGGAGAGGGAAAAGGATGGAACCGGAGCAGgagacagtaggcctactatattgcCCAGTATTGAAACATCAAACACCAGTATGACAAGAAAACGCG ATATCAGACGAAGTGCAATGGGCGAATACATTGTTCCAAATGGGGAGGTTCCTCTCACTCAACAAG CAATTCCGTTACCAGGCCCTGCTGATTACCAACCAAAAGTATATCTGACGTCACCTCTGAAACCACAATACTCTATTGTTGGCCGACCAAAACCTGCAAAAT tgcCTCAACATCCGGGTCCAGCAGACTACAAAACGACAGGAGATATGACATGGAGAGACAGACACGTGACTCTTAAGTCTAAGGGTAAAACATGTCCACATGGTTTAAAAC CTGATCATCATTTAACGTGCAGTCTGGGACCTGCTGGGTACGCAGTACAGTACAACGATACAGGCAAACACGCACCAAGAGTTGGTATGTCGTACCGACACGCGGAGGGCGTGAACGCAGGCCATCCGAGCCAGTTGGTACAACCAGTAGACACCTACG GTGTCAAAACACCCGGGCCAAATGCTTATCGCCCAAAATCCCCCACTCGTGGCCCAAAGAAATCTTTTGGAAGTGGTCGTCGAATTAATGCGGAGACGCTTGGCCCGGGCCCAGCTGGTTACACCATTCAAGATACAAGTGTAATAGGGCCGGCGTACAGTTTATCAAAGAGGCTACCATCGGAATGGCAAAAAG TGTCAGACAGCCCATCTGcaaataaatacaacatagGGACAACCATAGGCAAAGGAGTTGCTATGTCGATACACAGCAGGCAGCCATTGCGAAAGAGTG aTGAAGACCCAAAAAACATTGGACCTAGTCCAAACGCTTACGTGATGCGTGATCTTATGACGTATTCGTACGCGCCAGCTTACACCATGACGTACAAACCATTTGAAAATAACG aaaaatcgGAACCGAGTCCTGCCCACTACAAACCCAGTAGCAGAACTCTTCCTAAAGCGGCAGCATTTTCTTGTGGCAGACATTGCAAACCGTGCTTTCCGGACATCCTAGAATATCCAAATATGG CTAAGAATAATACGACTCCTGGTCCAGGTGCATATCACAGATCTAAGAAGTTCACCGATAACGATAAACCAGCATACACAATGAAGGGACCCGCAAAATCAAAAACAA ACGAAGTTCCTGGACCGAACCACTACGATATAACAGTGTTACATCGACCAGACGGTAAAACAGCACCAAGTTTCTCAATGGCCAAACGATGTACAAAACCAGTAATAA AGAATGACAATCCGGGACCAAACGTTTACAATCCTCGCGTGGACACGAATGATGGCCCTAGTTATAGCATGACAAAACGACCACAGAAAATGAAAC TAAAGCCAAGTCCAGCACCTAATTCATACATCGTAGGAACAGGTCAAACAAGTAGAGGTCACTATTCAGGGGCAAAGGCAACATTCAAATCACGTGGTACTCCATACGTATATGGTGGTTTCGCCTTACAGTCATCGGTTAGGCTTCTACAGAACTAG